AGGCGGGCGATATACTCGGATCGGAATGCGAGCGCTTTGCCGCTCTCTGTGCTACGCGGGGTTTCACCACCGGCTGCCAGCGGGTGGCCTGCTCGTCCTCGCCGCGGCGGTCGTTCTGGCGTTGTCTGCCGCCGCGGCGCAGGGGCAGGCTCTCGGCCAGTTGTACATCGAGGCCCTGGACGACGAGGGGCAGGTGGTCCCCGACCTGACGGCGCGGGACTTCATCGTGCTGGAGGACGACACGCGGGTCAACATCGTCTCGGCCGAGCGGGTCGGCCCGATGAAGGTGGCGCTGCTTGTCGACAACGGCGAGCGGATGTCGGAGCTCGCCGCGTACTACCCGGCGCGGGACGCGGTTGGGGCCTTTCTCGACACCCTCGGGCCGGAACACGAGGTTGCCCTGTTCACGATCGCCCGGAGCATTCAGCGCCGGGTCGACTTCACGATGGACCGCGCGGCGTTGCGGCAATCGGTCGAGGACATGGTTCTGGATTCGGGGGGAGGCACGCTCCTGCTCGACGGCATCCGGGAGATCTGGGACAGCTACTACGAGGGTGACGATACGCTGCCGGCAATGGTCGTCATCCTGACCGATGGCCCCGAGGGCAGCAGGAACTACAACGACGCCGAATTCGCGGAACTCGTCGACCGGCTCATCTTCAACGGCATCATGGTTAACGTCGTGCAACTGTCTGGCCTCAGCGGCAGAAGCCGCGGCGGCGAGATCAGCACGATGCCCGAGTACGCCCGCAGCATCGCCGAGAACACGGGCGGCGTCTACGAGACCATCACCACCGCGACCGGTATGCCGGAGTGGATGGAGAGGTATGCGGAACGGCTGAACACCCACTACGCGGGAATGTCGAAGCGCTACCGCCTGCGGTACGAGCCGCCCGATCCGCGCGGCGCGCAGATCTCCGCGGGAGCGCGCCCCGGCGTCAACATCCGCCTTTTTACCGACGTCCGTATGGAGCAGTAGCCCGCGCCAGCCGGCGTGCCTGCGGCCCGCTCCGGGAGATAAGGCGTATACTTCGGACGAGCGACGGCACGCGGCCGGAGCTAGCGCCCTTGCGGGCGCACCAGCGCCAGCGCCTGGCCGGCAGTCGCCCGGGCGGCGTCCGACTTGACGCGCCCGGCCGCCGGGAAAGAGCAAGGAGGAACCAGATGCATCGTTCCGTAACCGGCGGCGGGTTGATCCTGTTCGTGGCCGTCACGCTGGGGCTGTCGGCGCCCGCGACCGCGGAGGCGCAGGACCTCGCACAACTGTTCATCGAGCCGCTGGATGCCAACGGAGAGGTGATTTCCGGCTTGGGGGTCGACGACTTCATCGTGCAGGAGGACGACACGCCGGTCACCATCGTGTCGGCCGACCGGGTCGGTCCGATGAAGATCGCGCTGCTGATCGACAACGGCCAACAGATGTCGGAGATGAACGCGCTCAACTCGTTGCGGGCCGGCATGGACGGGTTCTTCGACACCCTCGGGCCGGAGCACGAGGTGTCCCTCTTTACGATCGGCCGCAACATTCAGCACCGGGTCGACTTCACCACCGACCGCGACGAGCTGAAGGACTCGGCCGGGTCGATCTTCCTGGATCAGGGCGCGGCCTCCATCATGCTCGATGGCATCAGGGAAACCTGGGAGCGCCGCTACGAGGAAACCGATGTGTTTCCGGTAATGATGATGGTCCTGACCGACGGCACGGAGAACAGCAGCAACTACAGCGACCCGGAGTACCTGGCGCTCATGCAGACGCTCATCGACAACGGGGTTACCGTGAACATCCTGCAGCTCTCGAGCCGCGGCGGTAGCGTCATGTCGCAGTACGCTCTCAACTTCACCGAGAATACGGGCGGAATATACGAGAGCATAGCCGCCGCGAGCGGCCTGGCGCAGTGGCTGCCGACATTCGCCGAGCGCCTGAACGCCCACCACGCGGAAATGTCGAAGCGCTACCGCCTGCGGTACGAACCGCCCGACCCGCGTGGCGCGGCGATCGCCGCGGGGGCGCGTGGCGCCCAGGACATCCGCCTCTTCGCCAGCCTCCGCGTGGAGGAGCCGGAGCAGTAGAGGGCGCCGGCGCGGCCGTGTTGGGCAGGCTCCTCTCACTGGAGCCGTAGCACTTACGTCACAGTATGAGCTGTTTCAGGGCCTGGGCACGGCCACGGCTAACGGTCAGGGTTGCACCGCCCTGCAGAGTCACACGATAACGGCTGCTTCCGGCGGGGTGTACTTCCAGAATCCGATCGAGCCGCACGATCGCGGAGCGATGCACGCGCAGGAATTCGGCTGGATCCAACCGCTCTTCAAGTTCGTTGAGCGTGCGGTACACGAGGTAACTCTTGGCGTCGGCGTGAATCCGCGCGTAGTCCCCTTCGGCTTGTATCCAGCTTATGGCTGAGACGGCGACGGGTACGATGCGGCGCCCCTCAGGCACGAGCAACCGGTCAGGGCGGCGGCCAAGATCGCGCAGAAGGCGCGGGACACCGTCGGCAGGCGTGCCGCGCCGCTGGTATTCCCGCAGTCGCCCGATCGTCTCCGCGAATCGAGATTCCGTGAAGGGCTTCACGAGGTAGTCCACCGCGTTCATCTCGAACGCGCGCACGGCGTAACGGTCATACGCGGTCGCAAAGACAAGGGCGGGCAGCGGTTGCTCTTGCCGAATGTAGTCAAGGACTTCGAACACGTCGCGTCCCGGCATTCGGATGTCGAGCATGGCCGCGTCCGCTCCCCCCTGTTCGAGTGCGGCAGCCAATGTCTCGACGTCGATGCACTCGTGCACGATGCTCACGCCGGTACATCGGGCCGCGTAGTCCCGCACGAGCCCTCGGGCCAGTGCCTCGTCGTCGGCCACGATCAGGCGGAGGCGGTCAGGAGCCATTGCCAGCAGCCGCGGAGGAACCAACCAGGTCCTCGGGCTCCACAGGGAGGTCTAGACGCACTGTAAAGCCCGTGAAGCCTCCACTCTCTTCGCGGGACATGCTCAGCGAGGCCCCATTGTCACCGTATGTTGCACGGAGTCGCCGTCGAGTCAGGTCGATACCCCTGCCGCTCGTACCATGCGAGGCGCTCGGGCCGCTCCCGGTGTCGGATACAGCGACATGGACGCGGGAGCCCCGACGATGCGCCGTGACGCGCACCTCGCCTGGACGCGCGTGCGGCTGGATACCATGCTTGACGGCGTTCTCTACGAGCGGTTGCAGCAAGAATGGGGGGACGGTTACCTGCTCCGCTTCATCATCTGCTTCGATGGTGAAACGCAGCCGATCCTCGAATCGGACTTGCTCGATCTTCAGGTAATCACGAATCGTATCCAGTTCGCGGTGCAGAAGGACGACCGGTTCGTCGAGACGATCGAATACGGACTGCAGGAGTGAGGCCAACCGTTCGAGCATGGCCTTGGCCTTCGTCGAGTCATGCTCGACGAGGGCCAGGATCGAGTTGAGCGAGTTGAGCAGGAAGTGCGGCTGCAGTTGCGACTTGATGGCGGTCAACTCCGCGTCCCGCGCCAGGAGTTCGACTTCGGCTTCGCGTTGCCGGCGGAGCCGCTCCCGATCGAAGCTCTCGACGATGACGCCGAGTCCAACCGCCGCGGTATACAAGGACGCGGCACTGAGTAGCTGCAGCGTCCAGCTATCGGCGTACACGACTTGCCAGAAGTTCTCCCCGTACCTGAGACGCGCGAAGGTCGCTTCGGCCGCGCCCCAGATCGCGAGCGCGCCAACCCCCACGGCGACATGAACGGACGTCGCGTACAGGGGGCGGCGCTTCCAGAGCTCCAGTCGGGCATGCGCGCGCCACACCTGCCAGACCACGATGCCCAGGACCGCATGGCTGATAATCGAGTTCGGGAACCCGTGCTCGAACGACACCGCCCCGGACGCATCCAGAGCGACTGCGTGGATCACGGCAACCGTACTCCAGCCGGCCACCACCAACCAGATGCGGTAGCGCTTGCCGGAAGCCGACGGATCGATAGCATGTGCCACGTCTACCCCCTAAGGTCGTCCGGCGCCGTTCAGGGCCGGCAGCAGCACGAACTTCACCCACCCCGAATCGGGCGCCAGTGACAGGGCCGTATCGTACTCGGCACGGGCGCCCGAAGGGTCGTTCTGTCTGGCGAGTGTCTGGCCAAGCCAGACGTGGGCGTCGAACCGGCCCCAGTTGGGCCACGGCTTGTCCGGAGGCTCACGCGAGAAGAGATCGAGGCTGCGCCTCAGCAGCCGCTCTGCTCTGTCGAGGCCACCCCCGAATCTGGCTGGTTTGTGGAACGCGCTGATACCCTGAAGGAGCGCGGCGCGCGGGTTGTCGGGCGCCGCCGCCTCGGCGCGATCGTGAGCGTCCGAGGCGCGCACGCCCAGCACGACACCTTTGGATGAGTCCAGCCCGATCTGCAACCCGTAAAGCGATCCGAGCAACGCGCGCGCTTCGGCGTATTCCGGATCGTCGTTTACGAGGGCCTCCAGCCGCCCCACGGCGTCATCGAGAAGGTCGGCCTGTTCCTGCTCGGTGACGTCCGGCGCGTTAGCCAAACGCCATGCGACGTAGGCGATCGCGTAGTCCAATAGTGATTGCGCGGGTGTCTGTTCCGTGGGCTGCACCAGTTGTCTGAGAAGATCGACCCGAACGGCCCGGAGCTCTTGCCCGGACCCGGCAAGTGCCGCGCTTTCGAGTCGCTCGGTGAGCTCGGACCACGCGACCTCCTGCCGCAGGGAGAGTGCGGGCACAGTCATCGTTGCGACCAATGCGAGTGCTAGGTGAGTCCTTGCCACGATTACCTCCTGAGGGACACCCCGACATACACCGAGCGGGGCGCCGCGTTGACGACCGGCTGGCGTGACGCATAGTCGGGTGTGTAGACGTAGTCGAAGAAGTTGGCCCGTCCGAGGACGTTGTCGACGGTCGCGAAGAGGATCGCCACCCCGTCGCCAGCCGGTACGAGCCAGCTCGAGGAGACATCAAGCCGTTCGTAGCGTGGGAGGCGCTCGGAGTTGACGGGGCCGAAGACGGGAAGGAAGCGGTCGCCGATCGCGCGGCCATCGACGATCGGGGTATGGGGCCGTCCGGCGGCCGACCGCCACGACGCACTCACGTTCATGCTGTTCGAGAGGGGCACGGTGGTGATGATCTGCACCCACCAGGGAATCTCGAAGTCCGGTGTCCAGGTCCCGTCCGGAAGGTCGTAGCGCTCGCGCTGATCGACTGGAGTCCATCGCCGCTTGGCTCGCAGCCAGCTGGCGGTGCCGCGCACCTCGAGTCGGCTTGACAGCCACTGAACGAAGAGATCGACCCCGCGGGCCGAGCCGTACCCGTCGGCGGTATACCCTCGGACTTCCTCTTCCAGGGGAAGGTCCGCGTACGTCTTAACGAACCCCTCGGCCCGAACGTAAATGCCTTCGGTTTCGCGACCGGCCTCGTATCCGGCGACATAGTGCAGCGCCCGCATGGGCGGCAGGCGCGAAGCCCCTCGCTCGCGGTCGTAGTACGAGGGGGAAGGGGCCTGGTGGTACACACCGGTTGCGAAGCGGAGCGCATGCGTGCGGCCCAGACCGATGCGAACGTTGAGCCGTGGATCGACGGTGGTCGCGCGCGCCAGACCGAACCGATCAGCGCGTGCCCCGATCGTGGTCGACACGGCCCCGGTGTGTGCCGTGGCCTCCAGATACGCGCCGCCATACCAATCATCGACGACGGCATCAAACCGAACGTCACCAGAAACGCCAGCCAGGTCGCCGCCTCTCACTGGCACACGCCCCGCAATCGCCGTCTCGGCGAGGGAGCCATTGGCGCCGACGCGCCACTCGACCACACTGGTCGTTGGTGCACTGAGATCCATCCGCCACGATGTCACTCGGTCCGTAGTCGTCCGGTCGAGGATGCCGACGCGGGTACCGCGCTTGTAGTCGTCGTGGCCGAAAGACGCCGCGGCCGCCCAGTCTCCGAGGGCGCCATCCCACCGCGTGCCGACGAACCCGTGCGCGGTTGAGGATTGCAACAGCCCCGTGAACGCGTCCTGCTCGATTCCGACGCCCACTCGATCCCGCTGCATCAACGAGAAGCCCTTCAGTCGACCGCCTCTTCCCAGATTCCAGGCAAACCCGGCGGACCCATCCCAGCCTTCGGGTGGCGGATCAAACGGGCGCGGGCTACCGTTGACGGCGAAGAGGACGCCGGTGAAGGTCCGATTGAACGCGCCGTGCACGCCGAATCGGTCGCCGGCTGGTGCGGCGATGGAGGCAGAGGCACCGGCGAGTCCGAACGTCGCGGTTGTCTGCGGTGCCTCGGGGCGCTCGAGCCCTCGCAGGTCGAGGATGCCACTGAGGGCGTTGCCGTACCGAGCGGAGAAGCCGCCTGTACTGAAGCTGAGCCCTGAAATGAGGAGTGGGTCGACGGCGCCCCGATATCCGCCGGTCGGTGTCTCATACCGGTAGGGATGGGCGATTACAGCGTCATCAAGCGACACCAGCACTTCGCTGACGTCGCCGCCCCGCACAAACAGACCAGCGGCGTCGTCAGGTGCGGCGACACCCGGCAGGGTCTGCAGGGCTCTGAAAACGTCAGCGCGTGCGCCGGGCGTCCGGTAGACCTGGACGGGTTCGAGCAGGAAGAGACGCGTGACCGCTTCCTCGGGTGACGGGGCCGTGACGGTGACTTGATCCTGCATGCGGCTGACCGCCAGCACGACGTTGAGTCGCACGCCCCGGCTCACCTCGAGAACGGATTCGTGTGGGTCAAACCCAGGTAGTGTCACGACCGCTCGGTAGCGCGCACCGGACGCCAAGTCGATCTCGAAGCGGCCTTCGGCGTCCGAAACGGCAACGAGAGAATCGTCGATTTCGATCATGGCGCCAGGCAGCGGCAAACCGGTCGTGTCGCGAACTGTGCCCACGACGTGAGTCGAGACGTCTGGTTGGATCGGACGCTGCTCAGCGGCGAATGCGGCGAAGGGCTGAGCCAGGAAGAGGACCAGTGCCAGCGTTGTCATACTTCTTGCTAACACGGGGCACGACGCCTGGGGATCCGGTTTTCGGTGAACGGCACCAGGAGTCGCCCAACGGCACGCCGGACGCCCGACAACGCTTGTCCGGTGTGTCGTAAGTGCAGCTCCATCGCACGAGTCGCGCCAGCGCCTGCTTTGTCACTCGGCGGCGAGTGCAAGCGAACACCGAGGAAACGACGGCGGGGTGAGTCCAGATTCGGCTTGGTTGAATTACTACATACGTGGTAGTGTGGCTACGCTTGTAGTGGACAGAAACCTCAGGCGACCGCTCTCGCGAACCGAATGGACCATCATGCAGATCTGCTGGAGGCTCGGGCGGGCGACCGCCCGGCAGGTCCATGACGCATCGGACCGGACGCGAGACTACCGTACCGTCAAGACCCTGCTCGATCGCATCGCCGCCAAGGGCTTTCTGCGTATCGAGAAGCTGGGGCGGCTGAGTCTCTTCGTGCCGGCCGTCACGCGGCAGCGCGCTCTCTCCGCGGTCATCGCGACCTTCGTCGATGACGTACTGGAGCGATCCGTGACTCCGCTGTACCTGCACCTTGCGGAGCGCGACGACCTGAGCCGCGAGGAGGTCGCCTTCTTCCGGCGCCAACTGGAGACGGAGGAAGAGGGGAACGAGTCGTGACCGAAACGCTCGCCCAGCAGTGGCTCGCGGCGATGTTCGGCGTGAGCATCCAGTTCACCGTCCTCGCCGCCATCGTGGCGGCCGCGCTCTACATCCTGCGCCCGCTGCCTCCGCCCATCCGCTACGTCGTGTGGCTCCTGGTGCTGGCGCGGCTGGCGATACCCGTGGGTCTCACGTCTCCGTGGGGGGCGGTGCCTGCATCTCTCACGCCATCACGCATCGTCGAGGCTCCGTCCAGCGGCCACGCGCCGGCGCTCGAACCCGTCGAGACGACGGCGTACGATGGTGCTGCGAGCACGACTGCGGTCGGCGCCGTGGCGGGTCCCCGCGCCGGCCCTGGCCGCACGGTCTCGCTCGCCGTCGTGCTCTTCCTGGCCTGGGGCATCGGCGTGCTCGGTCTCGTCACCGTCCAGGTGGCGCGGTCTGCGCGGCGGCGAGCCCGCCTGCGCGCGGCGATGGAGCCGCTGCCGCCCGAGGTCGAGCGGCGCATCGACGAGCTTCGCGCCGAGCTGGGCCTGCGTCGTGCGGTGCACGTCCTGATCGTGCGCGACGAGGCCATTGACGGACCGCTGGTTCAAGGATGGGTGAAGCCGCGCATCCTGCTGCCGGCGTCGCTGGTCCGGTCCTGGAGCCGGAAGGCACTCGACGCGGTGCTGCTCCACGAGCTTGTCCACCTCCGGCGGCTGGACCCCGCGGCCCGTGCGCTCGGCAACCTGCTGCAGATCGTCTACTTCTTCCATCCCGTCGTCTGGTGGGTCCACCGGCGTCTGGCCGAAGAGCGGGAGAAGGCCTGTGACGACGCGGTGGTGCGACTCCTGGGTGGAGACAAGCGCATCTACATGAAAGGCCTGCTGCGCCTGGTCGAGGAACGCGCCGGGGGAGGGCTCGGTATGCACCCCGAGCTGCGGATGGCCGCCGGCCGTCGGCCACTGGCAAGGCGTCTGAAGCGCATGTTGCAGCGCCACTACAATCCGAGTCCCCGCGTCGGTGCCCTTGTCATGGCCGGGCTCGCTCTCGGCGTCGGCCTCGGCTGCGCGCTCTCCACGGGAGCGCCCGCGCAGCCGCCCGCTCAGGAGGCTCCGTTGGAGGAACCACAACGGCGGTCACTCTATGAGAGGGGGCAGGCGTTTGCAGGGGACGAGGTGGCCGATGTCTTCTTTCTAGTCGCGCAGTTCCTCCCACCCCGAGGAGGGTTCCCCCTCCATGCCACAGTGCTGCAGAAGGGCGAGCCGCCCGTACTGGACGTGGGTGACGAAGAGTGGATCCTGTCGTTCACGCTCTGGCTGGATGCTCGCGGCAGCGTCGAGTCGGCCACGCTGCTCCGGGACTCGCGCGCCAATCCGTTGGAGGAGACTCACGAGTCGACGCCGGCGAGCGAGCGCCTGGCTGCGTATCTCAAGACCTTTCGCTTCGAGCCGATTGTCCCGAGCGACGGTACGCCGGAACGGGTCGGGGCGATGATCGATCTGCGCGTGTCGGCGCGCGGCGTGGAGGTCGCTACGCGGGGCGGGGAGGAGTGGGAGCGGCGCCTCGCCGAGGCCTATCGCCTGCCTGACGGCCGGAATCTCGATCTTCGGTCTCCGCCGCACCCTCCCGAACGCACAGCCCTTTACCGCGCGGGACACCCCGTACAGGCGCGGATGGTTCCGTGGGGACCAGACATGATGACGGTCGTGTGGACGGACGGCCGCCCTGCGTTTCGGGGCGCACAGTTCACGTCGGCGGGCACGGACCTGCTCTCGCTGATGCAGTCCCTCGGCGTGCGCCCCAGCGCCGTTCGCTTCGAGGGCGGAGCTCGGAATGTGCGGATCACCGCCGACGTCGTCAGGCGTGACGGCGCTTCGGAGGAAGCGCTCGTCGACGACCTTCCCTACGTGCTGGGGGAACGCCTGGACCTGGGTCTCAACTTCCGAGTCGTTTCCGAACCCGCCGCAACGCTCGTCCTCAGAGGCTCCATAGGCGACGTGGTGCCGGATAGCGAGCAGGACGGCGCACGCGTGCTGCACGTGTTCGCCGACCGCAGGGACGAAGACCCGCGAAGCGGCGCTGGCGGGCAGGTCTCGGATATGGCCGCGCTGGCCGACATGCTGTCGCGCCATCTCGACATGCCGGTCGTGGACGAGACCACCGGCCCGGTCGCGGAGCCGTTCCGCGTGCGACTGCATGGCGAAAGTCAGATGCCGCAAGACCTGGACCCGCTGATCGAGAACCTCGAGGCCCAGTCCGGGCTCGACATCGCAGTGGAGCAGCGCCCCAACCGGGTCGTAGTCGTAAGCCCCTCCTAGCAGCCCGTTCTCTTCCTTCGCCGGGGGGCACGCGGCGCCTCCCTGCTGCGGTATCAGCGCACGGATCGCAAGTTCCGGATCCGCACTTCGAGACCCGGCGGCGCCCGGAAGAGCACGTCAGGTAGACGTGAATTCTGACTCGTAGGCAACGGGTGACCGATTCCTATCGCGATTCCCCGTTGTGCCCGGTGATCCATGCCGCGAACTCCGGGTCGACGAGCGCCCAGCGGCCGGTATGGGTGTCCGCGAGTCCCGCCCGCTCGAGCCGGCGCAGCGCCGCCTGAACGCGTCCCGCGGACAGCGCCGCTTCCCCGATCTCCTCGCCGACCCGTCGGCGGAACGGCTGGCCGAACGGCCGGTCGGCGCCCGCGGCCAACGCTCGCGCCGTCGCGCGCTGAATCGCGGTGAGGGTCAGCCACGTCTCGGGATAGCCGAGGTCGAGAGCGATTCGCTCGCGTACCGCGGCGAGAGCCGGCTCGACGGCCAGATCGGGATCGTGCAGCAGTTGCTCGATCAGCACGCGGAAGAAGTGGGGGTTGGCGTGCAACCGGTCGAAGGCGGCGAGCGCATCCCCGCGGCTCAGCGTCCGCCGCGACACCCGGTGGAACGTCTCGAGGATGTGATCGACGAACGGCTCGGCGAGGGGCGGCAGATCGATCGGCGTCGCGAAGTGGAAGAACGGCGCCTGGCGCGCCGAGAACATCGCCGCCAGCCCTTCGCGGCTCGATCCGGTGAACACGGTCCGGAGTCGCCTGTCGCGCGTGTCGAGGCTGGTCCGCAACGCCGCCACGAGGGGCGCATTGTCACGGCTGCGGGCCAGCTCCTGCACCTCGTCGAGGAGCAGGATCGTCGCCCTCCGTCTTCTGGAGAGACGATCCAGCAGATCGTCCATGTGGAGCAGCAGATCGGCCGGTGGCGCGCCCCGGATCGCGGTGAGATCGAACGTTGCTTCCATGCCCGTCGCCGGCGCCGACAGCTTGAGCTTCGGGGCCAGGGCCAATGCCGAACTGCGCAGGCGATCGCGGAGAGTGCCCTGCCGGAAAGACGTTTCCAGGGCATGCAACAACACCGCCAGTGGGGAGAGCGGCGCCTGCCAGAACGACGCGTAGACCACGCGGTGTCCTCGCGCCTCCGCGAGCGGCGCCAGGTCCTTGAGCAGGAACTCCGTCTTGCCGGTCCGCCGGGGCGCGAACAGGGTGAGTGCCTGCCCCGGACCGCCGACCAGCAGCGTCAGCACGCGCGACGTGAACTCGCCGCGCTCGAAGTGCCACGGGTCCACCGCCATTGGCCAATATTGGCCATAAATGGACAATTATTCAAGAGTGACTAACCACGGACAATGCAATCCTGCCTGCGGCCCTCGCCGCAATGCCTGTGACCTGAAGGTGACTCTCGGGAAACTACGAGGCGGCAGGAAAACGTGAAGTGGTGCCGAGGGGCAGAATCGAACTGCCGACACCATGATTTTCAGTCATGTGCTCTACCGACTGAGCTACCTCGGCATCCGGCGTGCAACGTAACCCCTGAGGTTACCGCAGCCCGCTCCGGGCGCGCAACCGCGCTAGGGTCCGCCGGCTTCCCGGCCGGCGTCCGGGGCTGGTGGCGTCCCACCGTCGACTGTGCGACACTGATCCGCATGACTGCACGGTTACTGGTTCTCTCTGTGCTGGCCGCCGTCCTTGTCCTGCCCGTTGCCGCGGGGGCGCAGGAGGTGGACGTCATCGAGCATCAGCTCGACAACGGCCTGACCATCCTGCTCGTGCCGCGCCCCGGCGACCCGAACGTGGCGGCCGGCTGGATCGCCAAGGTCGGCTCCGTCTACGAACGCCCCGGCATCACGGGCGTGGCGCATCTCTTCGAACACATGATGTTCAAGGGGACGCACACGATCGGGACGCAGGACATCGACCGCGATCTGGCGATAATCGACGAACTGGATGGCCTGCGCGTCGAGATTCAGGCGGAGGAGGCAGAGCTCGATCGCCGCTTCGCCCTGGGCGAAATCGACGATCCGGACGACCCGTCGGCCCGTAGCGCGCACCACCAGCAGTCGCTGGATCGATTCGAGACGCTCCTCGCCGAGCAGAGCGATCTGCTGATCAAGGAGGATTTCAGCCGGGTATACACCGCCGAGGGCGGTTCCGGCATGAACGCCGGCACGAGCTACGACTTCACCATCTATTTCATCAACGTTCCCGCCAACAAGCTGGAACTCTGGTTCTGGATGGAGAGCGACCGGCTGGCCAACCCGGTGTTCCGCGAGTTCTACGCGGAGCGAAGCGTCGTCCACGAGGAGCGCCGGCTCCGGACCGACAGCACGCCCATCGGGAAGTTCCAGGAACAGTTCGAGGCGATGTTCTGGCAGTCGTCGCCCTACAGTTGGCCGGTCATCGGCTGGCCGAGCGACCTCGAAGGGATCACGCGGGACGAGGCGCTCACGTTCTTCGACACCTACTACGCGCCGAACAATCTCGCGGCGGCGCTGGTGGGCGACTTCGATCCGGATGAGGCCATTGCCCTCGCCGAGCGTTATTTCGGCCGCCTGACGCGCGGCGAACGGCCGCCGCTGGAGCCGCGGACGCGCGAGATGCCGCAGTTGGCCGAGAAGCGGATGGTCGCGTACGCCGACACGAACCCGCAGGTCGTGGTCCGCTACCATTCGGTCCGGGACGGGCATGTGGACGAGCCGGCCCTCGTGGTGTTGGGCCAGTTGCTGAGCGGACGGACCGGACGGCTGTACCGCGCCCTGGTCGAGGAGCAGGAGGTGGCCACCTCGGCGTCCGGGGGGCAGGCCGGCTTCAAGTTCGAGGGGATGTTCGAGCTGCGCGGCACGGCCCGGCAGGGACGCACCCCGGAGGAGGTGGAGGAGGCGATCTACGCCGAGCTGGAACGGCTCAAGACGGAACCGGTGGGAGAGCGCGAGCTGCAGAAGGTGAAGAACCAGAACGCGGCGCGGACCTTCCGCGACCTCGGCAGCAACTTCGGCCTCATGATGCAACTGCTCATCCGCGAGGGGAACCGTGGCTGGCGGCACATCAACACCGACCCGGCGCTGTACGACGCGGTCACGGCCGAAGATGTGATGCGCGTGGCCGACACCTATTTCACGCCGGAGACGCGCGCCGTAGCGGTCTACTACCGCGACGAGAGCGCGGCGGACGAGCCGGCCGATCCCCTCGAGGAAGGGCTCAGCGACGAGGAACGGCAGCAGTTCCGGCAGATGCGCACGATGCTCGGTCAGGTGCCGGTTGAGCAGTTGCAGGCGTTTCTCGCCCAGGTGGAGCAGCAGGTAGGCCAGGCGCCACCGGAGAGCCAGGACCTGGCGCGGGCGCTGGTGGAGTTGATCCGCCGGCGGATCGAAGAGACAGGAGGTGGGCAGTGAGCGGCGCGACGGGATGGCGGTTGACGTATTCTCTGGCCGTGGCCGGACTCCTGTTGGCGTCCGTTGCCGTCCCGGCCTTCGCGCAGACCCAGGGAGACGCGATACCGGCCCATCCCCGCGACCTCGTGTTCGACGCGCTGCAGTTCGATCCGCCCGACCAGGCGACGCACCGTCACGTCCTGTCGAACGGCGCCATCGCCTTCGTCGTGCCGGACCACGCGCTTCCGCTGGTCACTGTTTCGGTAGTCGTGCGGACAGGATCCTGGCTGGAGCCTCCCGAGAAGGCCGGACTGGCCTCGCTGACGGGCGGCCAGATGCGCGCCGGGGGCGCCGGCGACCGAGACCCCGCCGCGTTCGACGAGGAAG
Above is a window of Acidobacteriota bacterium DNA encoding:
- a CDS encoding response regulator transcription factor produces the protein MAPDRLRLIVADDEALARGLVRDYAARCTGVSIVHECIDVETLAAALEQGGADAAMLDIRMPGRDVFEVLDYIRQEQPLPALVFATAYDRYAVRAFEMNAVDYLVKPFTESRFAETIGRLREYQRRGTPADGVPRLLRDLGRRPDRLLVPEGRRIVPVAVSAISWIQAEGDYARIHADAKSYLVYRTLNELEERLDPAEFLRVHRSAIVRLDRILEVHPAGSSRYRVTLQGGATLTVSRGRAQALKQLIL
- a CDS encoding TonB-dependent receptor, with translation MTTLALVLFLAQPFAAFAAEQRPIQPDVSTHVVGTVRDTTGLPLPGAMIEIDDSLVAVSDAEGRFEIDLASGARYRAVVTLPGFDPHESVLEVSRGVRLNVVLAVSRMQDQVTVTAPSPEEAVTRLFLLEPVQVYRTPGARADVFRALQTLPGVAAPDDAAGLFVRGGDVSEVLVSLDDAVIAHPYRYETPTGGYRGAVDPLLISGLSFSTGGFSARYGNALSGILDLRGLERPEAPQTTATFGLAGASASIAAPAGDRFGVHGAFNRTFTGVLFAVNGSPRPFDPPPEGWDGSAGFAWNLGRGGRLKGFSLMQRDRVGVGIEQDAFTGLLQSSTAHGFVGTRWDGALGDWAAAASFGHDDYKRGTRVGILDRTTTDRVTSWRMDLSAPTTSVVEWRVGANGSLAETAIAGRVPVRGGDLAGVSGDVRFDAVVDDWYGGAYLEATAHTGAVSTTIGARADRFGLARATTVDPRLNVRIGLGRTHALRFATGVYHQAPSPSYYDRERGASRLPPMRALHYVAGYEAGRETEGIYVRAEGFVKTYADLPLEEEVRGYTADGYGSARGVDLFVQWLSSRLEVRGTASWLRAKRRWTPVDQRERYDLPDGTWTPDFEIPWWVQIITTVPLSNSMNVSASWRSAAGRPHTPIVDGRAIGDRFLPVFGPVNSERLPRYERLDVSSSWLVPAGDGVAILFATVDNVLGRANFFDYVYTPDYASRQPVVNAAPRSVYVGVSLRR
- a CDS encoding ATP-binding protein → MAVDPWHFERGEFTSRVLTLLVGGPGQALTLFAPRRTGKTEFLLKDLAPLAEARGHRVVYASFWQAPLSPLAVLLHALETSFRQGTLRDRLRSSALALAPKLKLSAPATGMEATFDLTAIRGAPPADLLLHMDDLLDRLSRRRRATILLLDEVQELARSRDNAPLVAALRTSLDTRDRRLRTVFTGSSREGLAAMFSARQAPFFHFATPIDLPPLAEPFVDHILETFHRVSRRTLSRGDALAAFDRLHANPHFFRVLIEQLLHDPDLAVEPALAAVRERIALDLGYPETWLTLTAIQRATARALAAGADRPFGQPFRRRVGEEIGEAALSAGRVQAALRRLERAGLADTHTGRWALVDPEFAAWITGHNGESR
- a CDS encoding VWA domain-containing protein, with amino-acid sequence MRALCRSLCYAGFHHRLPAGGLLVLAAAVVLALSAAAAQGQALGQLYIEALDDEGQVVPDLTARDFIVLEDDTRVNIVSAERVGPMKVALLVDNGERMSELAAYYPARDAVGAFLDTLGPEHEVALFTIARSIQRRVDFTMDRAALRQSVEDMVLDSGGGTLLLDGIREIWDSYYEGDDTLPAMVVILTDGPEGSRNYNDAEFAELVDRLIFNGIMVNVVQLSGLSGRSRGGEISTMPEYARSIAENTGGVYETITTATGMPEWMERYAERLNTHYAGMSKRYRLRYEPPDPRGAQISAGARPGVNIRLFTDVRMEQ
- a CDS encoding BlaI/MecI/CopY family transcriptional regulator, which produces MQICWRLGRATARQVHDASDRTRDYRTVKTLLDRIAAKGFLRIEKLGRLSLFVPAVTRQRALSAVIATFVDDVLERSVTPLYLHLAERDDLSREEVAFFRRQLETEEEGNES